The following proteins are co-located in the Phyllostomus discolor isolate MPI-MPIP mPhyDis1 chromosome 1, mPhyDis1.pri.v3, whole genome shotgun sequence genome:
- the LOC118497488 gene encoding acyl-coenzyme A amino acid N-acyltransferase 2-like produces the protein MWRWAQAVLRTPGTRLQLRRSVCTSPGFSQKAVTLSVTPRTGLADELLDIKVEGLGPRERVTLRASAGSYRGRLFHSQAHFESDGRGRLDLARQPALGGDFTGVEPMGLLWSLTPAGSEDPCHSQRPRGVLKTPLKVEVTVHPTPQQPEVPLGPALASAHVQRWFSSPQLSRTRLQTGSLRGVLLLPPGDGPFPGLIDMFGDGGLDESRASLLACRGFAALALPLFGYEDLPPIMKDLNLDYFEEAAKFVQSHPKGSGMLERNVLKIKSLTLGESEYRKWY, from the exons ATGTGGCGATGGGCTCAGGCCGTGCTCCGAACCCCTGGGACCCGCCTCCAGCTCCGGAGGTCGGTGTGCACGTCGCCGGGTTTCTCCCAAAAGGCCGTGACCCTGAGCGTCACGCCCAGGACTGGTCTGGCTGATGAGCTTCTGGATATTAAAGTGGAAGGCCTAGGCCCCAGGGAGCGGGTGACACTGAGGGCGTCGGCTGGTAGCTACCGAGGTCGTCTCTTCCACTCGCAGGCCCACTTCGAGTCGGACGGCCGTGGGAGGCTGGACCTGGCCCGGCAGCCGGCTCTGGGCGGCGACTTCACCGGCGTGGAGCCGATGGGGCTCTTGTGGAGCCTCACGCCGGCCGGCTCGGAGGACCCCTGCCACAGCCAGAGGCCGAGGGGCGTGTTGAAAACTCCCCTCAAAGTGGAGGTGACCGTCCATCCCACGCCGCAGCAGCCGGAGGTGCCGCTGGGACCGGCGCTGGCCTCGGCCCACGTGCAGCGCTGGTTCTCCAGCCCGCAGCTGTCCCGCACTCGGCTGCAAACCGGCAGCCTGCGGGGCgtcctcctgctgcccccag GAGATGGTCCTTTTCCTGGTTTGATTGATATGTTCGGTGATGGAGGATTGGATGAATCTCGAGCAAGTCTCCTGGCTTGTCGAGGTTTTGCTGCTCTGGCCTTGCCACTTTTTGGCTATGAAGATCTACCTCCAATTATGAAGGACTTAAATTTAGATTACTTTGAAGAGGCAGCTAAATTTGTGCAAAGTCATCCAAAGGGGAGTGGGATGCTAGAGAGAAATGTGcttaaaataaagtcattaacACTAGGAGAGAGTGAATATAGGAAGTGGTACTAA